From one Microbacterium sp. 10M-3C3 genomic stretch:
- a CDS encoding MFS transporter yields MTDSPRGVLVRFAPMIYGPTLLFALGEGAVIPLIPIIASQLGADVAVAALVAAALVVGQLCGNIPAGWAVARFGERVTMGVAGVIALVGTAALAIAPSLPLFAACVFVIGLCAAAFGLARHSFMTTRVPLAFRARALSLLGGTFRLGMFVGPFISAALLAIFGDEHASIWFFGVTLVGVVLLIVFGRDPEQALAAEERAARRGTADSREADDSGEPVTGSIPTTERAGVFRTMWRFRGVLARLGLAAASLSALRSARQAVLPLWGVTIGLDASTIALVVGVSGAIDFALFYASGQVMDRFGRLWAALPAMLLMGAGFIALAISAGSAQPAMWFAMFGAVLGVGNGLSSGILLTLGADVAPPADPAPFLGSWRTLTDAGGAVAPLIVSVVAAVASLPIAVAVIGVIGLVGAGGFARWVPRFVPRQR; encoded by the coding sequence ATGACGGATTCTCCGCGGGGCGTGCTGGTGCGGTTCGCACCGATGATCTACGGCCCGACCCTCCTGTTCGCGCTCGGCGAGGGCGCCGTCATCCCGCTCATCCCCATCATCGCGTCGCAGCTCGGCGCCGATGTAGCCGTCGCCGCCCTCGTCGCCGCCGCCCTCGTCGTGGGCCAGCTGTGCGGCAACATCCCCGCCGGCTGGGCCGTCGCCCGCTTCGGCGAGCGGGTCACGATGGGGGTCGCCGGCGTCATCGCCCTCGTCGGTACCGCCGCCCTCGCGATCGCCCCGAGCCTGCCGCTGTTCGCGGCGTGCGTGTTCGTCATCGGGCTCTGCGCTGCCGCGTTCGGGCTCGCGCGCCACTCCTTCATGACCACACGCGTGCCGCTGGCTTTCCGTGCGCGAGCGCTGTCGCTCCTCGGCGGCACCTTCCGCCTCGGCATGTTCGTCGGGCCGTTCATCTCCGCCGCGCTCCTGGCGATCTTCGGTGACGAGCACGCGTCGATCTGGTTCTTCGGCGTCACCCTCGTCGGCGTCGTCCTGCTGATCGTGTTCGGCCGCGACCCCGAGCAGGCGCTCGCAGCCGAGGAACGTGCGGCGCGGCGCGGCACGGCCGACTCCCGCGAGGCCGACGACTCGGGCGAACCCGTCACCGGATCCATTCCCACGACCGAGCGCGCCGGCGTCTTCCGCACGATGTGGCGCTTCCGCGGCGTGCTCGCGCGCCTGGGCCTCGCCGCCGCATCCCTGTCGGCCCTGCGCTCCGCGCGTCAGGCGGTGCTGCCCCTGTGGGGCGTCACGATCGGTCTCGACGCGTCGACGATCGCGCTCGTGGTCGGCGTCTCCGGGGCGATCGACTTCGCCCTCTTCTACGCGAGCGGCCAGGTCATGGACCGCTTCGGCCGCCTGTGGGCCGCCCTGCCCGCCATGCTCCTCATGGGCGCGGGCTTCATCGCGCTGGCGATCAGCGCCGGATCCGCCCAGCCCGCGATGTGGTTCGCGATGTTCGGCGCCGTCCTCGGCGTCGGCAACGGACTGTCCAGCGGCATCCTCCTCACCCTCGGCGCCGACGTCGCCCCGCCCGCCGACCCCGCGCCGTTCCTCGGGTCGTGGCGCACGCTCACGGATGCCGGCGGCGCCGTCGCTCCGCTCATCGTCTCCGTCGTCGCCGCCGTCGCGTCGCTGCCGATCGCCGTCGCCGTCATCGGCGTGATCGGCCTCGTCGGTGCGGGCGGCTTCGCCCGTTGGGTGCCGCGCTTCGTCCCCCGCCAGCGCTGA
- a CDS encoding pilus assembly protein TadG-related protein — translation MKLRGDDQGSVLILTIGYAVLAIVLVLVCANATSLYLAQKRLDAVADAAALAAADGFTLTVSDDGVRTDLSDADLRAQAEEIVATMGEATLVSASTPDGVSARVTVAGAWHPPVITLFVPDGLPLEATATSRNALR, via the coding sequence ATGAAGCTGCGGGGCGACGACCAGGGCAGCGTGCTGATCCTCACGATCGGCTACGCGGTGCTCGCGATCGTGCTCGTGCTGGTGTGCGCGAATGCGACGAGCCTGTACCTCGCGCAGAAGCGGCTGGATGCTGTGGCGGATGCGGCGGCGCTCGCAGCGGCGGACGGCTTCACGCTCACGGTGTCGGACGACGGCGTCCGCACGGATCTGAGCGACGCCGACCTGCGCGCGCAGGCCGAGGAGATCGTCGCGACGATGGGGGAGGCGACGCTCGTGTCGGCGTCGACCCCGGACGGCGTCTCGGCGCGCGTGACGGTCGCGGGGGCGTGGCATCCGCCCGTGATCACGCTCTTCGTGCCCGACGGGCTGCCGCTCGAAGCGACGGCGACGAGCCGGAACGCGCTGCGCTGA
- a CDS encoding HNH endonuclease signature motif containing protein: protein MESSASLGRRDDDDAVLARLIESIVDDDAVIAEREASKIVSMAAALRIAKKRAATQAITSQMRELEERSLAAEIGLAIRVNDRAVQNRMHDALELCDHYPTTLDALADGGISARHATIIVEVGRALQDPNARAVYEATVLERALRDTAPRTRAFAEQVVEELHPRSITERHRDAVKTRKVWKQRLGDGMSELGIIGPDVLVGGIWDRLTQQGNSSKQAQVTEPADEADADPDAIYDERNLDQLRADIAIDLLLTGGPTIDPTTGAITGPAGGLAAIHARASIVIPALTAAGLADRGATLDGAIPVDADTARCLLAGAPSWERIFTHPIHGHVLATDTYRRPVNLDRYLAARDVHCRFPGCRRPARVCDRDHNFDWALGGTTDACNLACLCKRHHTLKTEKPWKPVQQRDGSIHWTSPLGRSSTDPPERYVIFREDPDPPPGAPPF from the coding sequence ATGGAAAGCTCCGCGAGTCTCGGTCGTCGTGACGACGATGACGCGGTTCTCGCGCGCCTGATCGAGAGCATCGTGGACGACGACGCGGTGATCGCGGAGCGTGAGGCCAGCAAGATCGTGAGCATGGCCGCGGCGCTTCGAATCGCGAAGAAGCGCGCCGCCACCCAGGCGATCACGTCGCAGATGCGCGAACTGGAAGAACGCTCCCTCGCCGCGGAGATCGGACTGGCCATCCGGGTGAACGATCGGGCGGTGCAGAACCGGATGCACGACGCGCTCGAACTGTGCGACCACTACCCCACCACCCTCGACGCCCTCGCCGACGGGGGGATCTCCGCACGGCACGCGACGATCATCGTAGAAGTCGGGCGGGCGCTGCAGGACCCGAACGCCCGGGCGGTGTACGAGGCGACGGTGCTCGAGCGGGCGCTGCGGGACACGGCGCCGCGGACGAGGGCGTTCGCCGAACAGGTCGTCGAAGAACTCCACCCCCGCTCCATCACCGAACGCCACCGCGACGCCGTGAAAACCCGGAAGGTGTGGAAGCAGCGCCTCGGCGACGGAATGTCCGAACTCGGCATCATCGGCCCCGACGTCCTCGTCGGGGGCATCTGGGACCGGCTCACGCAACAGGGCAATAGCTCGAAGCAGGCCCAGGTCACTGAACCCGCGGACGAGGCGGACGCCGACCCGGACGCGATCTACGACGAACGGAACCTGGACCAGCTCCGCGCGGACATCGCCATCGACCTGCTCCTGACCGGAGGACCCACCATCGACCCCACCACCGGCGCGATCACCGGACCCGCCGGCGGGCTCGCCGCGATCCACGCGCGCGCGTCGATCGTCATCCCCGCCCTCACCGCCGCCGGGCTCGCCGACCGCGGCGCGACGCTGGACGGCGCGATCCCCGTGGATGCGGACACGGCACGGTGCCTGCTCGCCGGCGCGCCGTCGTGGGAGCGGATCTTCACCCACCCCATCCACGGACACGTGCTCGCCACCGACACCTACCGGCGACCCGTGAACCTCGACCGCTACCTCGCCGCGAGAGACGTGCACTGCCGGTTCCCCGGCTGCCGCAGGCCCGCGAGAGTGTGCGACCGCGACCACAACTTCGACTGGGCCCTCGGCGGCACCACCGACGCCTGCAACCTCGCCTGCCTCTGCAAACGACACCACACCCTCAAAACCGAGAAACCCTGGAAACCCGTCCAACAGCGCGACGGCAGCATCCACTGGACCAGCCCCCTCGGACGCAGCAGCACCGACCCACCCGAGCGATACGTCATCTTCCGCGAAGACCCCGACCCCCCACCCGGCGCCCCACCGTTCTAG
- a CDS encoding type II secretion system F family protein, with protein sequence MSASLLTQSAVAVLLGTALGIGVCLLASLAPRVSAPPLVRRIAPYVRDIADPQGLGPVASPLPTLREAAHATIARVARLFGASDALTRRLSQAGWDMDAPTFRARQLLWALAGLACGALVVVASVVLGAFSPATVVVAPVFAAAGALVLDARLTHAARARTRRIEEELPTVLDFVALCMSAGEGILDSLRRVGAIGSGELTAEIRAAVIATGTGQPLAEALTDLGRRLDVVPLTRALDHLVAALERGAPLAAVLHAQAGDAREDAKRGLIEQAGRKEILMLLPLVFLILPLSVLYAVFPGIFLLRLGIG encoded by the coding sequence GTGAGCGCATCGCTGCTGACTCAGTCGGCCGTCGCGGTGCTGCTCGGGACCGCGCTCGGCATCGGCGTGTGCCTCCTCGCGTCGCTCGCGCCGCGCGTGAGCGCGCCGCCGCTCGTGCGCCGGATCGCGCCGTACGTGCGCGACATCGCCGACCCGCAGGGCCTCGGTCCGGTGGCGTCGCCGCTGCCGACGCTCCGCGAGGCGGCGCACGCGACGATCGCCCGCGTCGCGCGGCTCTTCGGCGCCTCCGATGCCCTGACGCGCCGGCTTTCGCAAGCCGGATGGGACATGGATGCCCCGACCTTCCGTGCGCGCCAGCTGCTGTGGGCGCTCGCGGGCCTCGCGTGCGGCGCGCTCGTGGTCGTCGCATCCGTTGTTCTCGGCGCCTTCTCGCCCGCAACGGTGGTCGTGGCGCCGGTCTTCGCCGCGGCGGGCGCGCTCGTCTTGGATGCGCGGCTCACGCATGCCGCCCGCGCCCGCACTCGGCGCATCGAGGAGGAGCTGCCGACCGTGCTCGACTTCGTCGCGCTGTGCATGTCGGCCGGCGAGGGGATCCTCGACTCACTGCGGCGCGTCGGGGCGATCGGATCGGGCGAGCTGACCGCCGAGATCCGCGCCGCCGTCATCGCTACGGGCACCGGCCAGCCGCTCGCCGAGGCGCTCACCGACCTCGGGCGGCGCCTCGATGTCGTCCCGCTCACGCGGGCGCTCGACCATCTCGTCGCGGCGCTCGAGCGCGGGGCGCCGCTTGCGGCGGTGCTGCACGCGCAGGCCGGCGATGCGCGCGAGGACGCCAAGCGCGGGCTCATCGAGCAGGCCGGGCGCAAGGAGATCCTGATGCTGCTGCCGCTGGTGTTCCTGATCCTGCCGCTCAGCGTGCTCTACGCGGTCTTCCCCGGCATCTTCCTGCTTCGACTCGGAATCGGCTGA
- the prfB gene encoding peptide chain release factor 2, producing MLDFDPSADIQALRSTFADIKAVVDVDALRAEIDRLSEEAGAPDLWDDVDKAQKVTSALSHRQAELKRVTDVEQRLDDVEVLVELAKEMDDEESADEARKEIAELEDVVGQLEVQTLLDGEYDSRSAVVTIRSGAGGDDATDFAEMLMRMYLRWAERHKYPVKVMDTSYAEGAGIKSATFEVDAPYAYGTLSVEAGTHRLARISPFGGADKRQTSFAAVEVIPVMEEAQEVEVPEGDIRVDVFRSSGPGGQSVNTTDSAVRITHLPTGIVVSMQNEKSQIQNRAAAMRVLQTRLMLLQREEEAAKKKELAGTITASWGDQMRSYFLYGQQLVKDLRTGYEVGNPATVFDGDLDGFISAGIRWRKRKDDE from the coding sequence ATGCTCGATTTCGATCCGTCCGCCGACATCCAGGCCCTGCGCTCCACCTTCGCCGACATCAAGGCGGTCGTCGACGTCGACGCGCTGCGCGCCGAGATCGACCGGCTGAGCGAGGAGGCCGGCGCACCCGACCTGTGGGACGACGTCGACAAGGCGCAGAAGGTCACGAGTGCGCTGAGCCACCGTCAGGCCGAGCTCAAGCGCGTCACCGACGTCGAGCAGCGGCTCGACGACGTCGAAGTGCTCGTGGAGCTCGCCAAGGAGATGGACGACGAGGAGTCGGCCGACGAGGCGCGCAAGGAGATCGCCGAGCTCGAGGACGTCGTCGGGCAGCTCGAGGTGCAGACGCTCCTCGACGGCGAGTACGACTCGCGTTCGGCGGTCGTCACGATCCGCTCAGGTGCCGGCGGCGACGACGCCACCGACTTCGCCGAGATGCTCATGCGCATGTACCTGCGCTGGGCGGAGCGTCACAAGTACCCCGTGAAGGTGATGGACACCTCCTACGCGGAGGGCGCGGGGATCAAGTCGGCGACGTTCGAAGTCGACGCGCCCTACGCCTATGGCACGCTCTCGGTCGAGGCCGGCACGCACCGCCTGGCCCGCATCAGCCCCTTCGGCGGCGCGGACAAGCGGCAGACCAGCTTCGCCGCCGTCGAGGTCATCCCCGTGATGGAGGAGGCCCAGGAGGTCGAGGTTCCCGAGGGCGACATCCGCGTCGACGTGTTCCGCTCGTCGGGCCCGGGCGGTCAGTCGGTCAACACGACGGACTCCGCCGTGCGCATCACGCACCTGCCGACCGGCATCGTCGTGTCGATGCAGAACGAGAAGTCGCAGATCCAGAACCGCGCCGCCGCGATGCGCGTGCTGCAGACCCGGCTCATGCTGCTGCAGCGCGAGGAGGAAGCGGCGAAGAAGAAGGAGCTCGCGGGCACGATCACCGCGAGCTGGGGCGACCAGATGCGCTCCTACTTCCTGTACGGGCAGCAGCTCGTGAAAGACCTGCGCACCGGCTACGAGGTCGGCAACCCCGCGACCGTCTTCGACGGCGACCTCGACGGCTTCATCTCCGCGGGCATCCGCTGGCGCAAGCGCAAAGACGACGAGTAA
- a CDS encoding TadE family protein has product MRRVAAALTDERGSSPVEFVLVGGVLTLLTLGVIQLGLAVYVRNVVHDAAVEGAFHAALADTSLEDGEERTRDIVTRTVGADYASDVSVAATSEAGAPGVRVTVRTTLPLVGLLGAPRVMEVSADAPAESLD; this is encoded by the coding sequence ATGCGACGCGTCGCCGCTGCGCTCACGGATGAGCGGGGCTCGAGCCCCGTCGAGTTCGTGCTCGTCGGCGGGGTGCTCACGCTGTTGACGCTCGGGGTGATCCAGCTCGGGCTCGCCGTCTACGTGAGAAACGTCGTGCACGACGCCGCCGTGGAGGGGGCGTTCCACGCCGCCCTCGCCGACACGTCGCTCGAGGACGGCGAAGAGCGCACGCGCGACATCGTGACGCGGACGGTGGGTGCCGACTACGCGTCCGACGTCTCGGTCGCCGCAACGTCGGAGGCCGGCGCGCCCGGCGTGCGTGTCACGGTGCGGACGACTCTGCCGCTGGTGGGCCTGCTCGGAGCTCCCCGCGTGATGGAGGTGTCGGCCGATGCGCCGGCGGAATCGCTCGACTGA
- a CDS encoding TadE family protein: MRRRNRSTDRWRLADDAGSAAIEFIFAGLILLVPVVYLVVALGQIQGQALGVEAGARHIARTVAAASGTADADARADAVLDTVVEEYGLDRSRVELSIACAETAASCPAAGATLTVTVRTAVSLPLVPPVLGLDRLAVVPVEASAVQKVSRFWRDG; the protein is encoded by the coding sequence ATGCGCCGGCGGAATCGCTCGACTGACCGGTGGCGTCTCGCCGACGACGCGGGGTCGGCGGCGATCGAGTTCATCTTCGCCGGGCTAATCCTCCTCGTGCCCGTCGTCTACCTCGTCGTCGCGCTCGGTCAGATTCAGGGGCAGGCGCTCGGGGTGGAGGCGGGCGCTCGGCACATCGCGCGCACCGTGGCCGCCGCATCCGGCACTGCTGACGCCGACGCGCGGGCGGACGCGGTGCTCGACACGGTCGTCGAGGAGTACGGGCTCGATCGGTCGCGCGTCGAGTTGTCGATCGCGTGCGCGGAGACCGCGGCGAGCTGCCCGGCCGCGGGCGCGACGCTCACGGTCACGGTGCGGACGGCCGTGTCGCTGCCGCTCGTGCCGCCCGTGCTCGGACTCGACCGCCTCGCCGTCGTGCCGGTCGAGGCGTCGGCGGTGCAGAAGGTGTCGCGGTTCTGGAGAGACGGATGA
- the ftsE gene encoding cell division ATP-binding protein FtsE, with protein sequence MIRFENVSKRYRGTSKPALDDVDFEVQRGEFVFLVGASGSGKSSCLRLIMREETPSKGRVVVLGRDLRTLSNRKVPYFRRHVGTVFQDFRLLPTKTVFQNVAFTLQVTGSSRGFIMQAVPEVLALVGLSGKEKRLPHELSGGEQQRVAIARALVNRPQVLLADEPTGNLDPATSIDIMQLLARINAGGTTVVMATHEAAFVDQMQRRVIELQNGRMVRDERHGGYGDTSALPRLKPEVEKGAAAVAALTAVLEVQREVAQVAPGAAPALDEVADELAPAVAEALGPDVVAPDAVPDAAPRTEHAGQRLPEPASASSRPAPADAAAHADAPVHAGAAASTAAAASAEPSTHTRPVAVDLPPVDLDELGLADRLGLGDRDDEVGPTS encoded by the coding sequence ATGATCCGGTTCGAGAACGTCAGCAAACGGTATCGCGGCACCTCCAAACCCGCTCTGGACGATGTGGACTTCGAGGTGCAGCGCGGCGAGTTCGTCTTCCTCGTCGGAGCTTCCGGTTCGGGGAAGTCGTCGTGCCTCCGTCTCATCATGCGGGAGGAGACGCCCTCGAAGGGTCGCGTGGTCGTGCTCGGCCGCGACCTCCGCACGCTCTCGAACCGCAAGGTTCCCTACTTCCGTCGGCACGTCGGCACGGTCTTCCAGGACTTCCGGCTGCTGCCGACCAAGACCGTCTTCCAGAACGTCGCGTTCACGCTCCAGGTGACGGGTTCGTCGCGCGGGTTCATCATGCAGGCCGTGCCCGAGGTGCTCGCGCTCGTCGGCCTGAGCGGCAAGGAGAAGCGCCTGCCGCACGAGCTCTCCGGCGGTGAGCAGCAGCGCGTCGCGATCGCCCGCGCCCTCGTCAACCGCCCCCAGGTGCTCCTCGCCGACGAGCCCACGGGAAACCTCGACCCCGCCACCTCGATCGACATCATGCAGCTGCTCGCGCGCATCAACGCCGGCGGCACGACGGTCGTCATGGCCACGCACGAGGCGGCGTTCGTCGACCAGATGCAGCGCCGCGTGATCGAGCTGCAGAACGGTCGGATGGTGCGCGACGAGCGCCACGGCGGCTACGGCGACACGTCCGCGCTCCCGCGCCTCAAGCCCGAGGTGGAGAAGGGTGCGGCCGCGGTCGCCGCCCTCACCGCCGTCCTCGAAGTGCAGCGCGAGGTCGCCCAGGTCGCGCCCGGCGCCGCCCCCGCGCTCGACGAGGTGGCAGACGAGCTCGCTCCCGCCGTGGCGGAGGCACTCGGCCCCGACGTCGTCGCGCCGGACGCTGTCCCGGATGCGGCGCCCCGCACCGAGCACGCGGGGCAGCGCCTGCCCGAGCCCGCCTCCGCGTCGAGCAGACCGGCGCCCGCCGATGCCGCCGCGCACGCCGACGCACCCGTGCACGCCGGCGCCGCCGCATCCACTGCCGCCGCTGCATCCGCCGAGCCCTCGACGCACACGCGACCGGTCGCC
- a CDS encoding heme o synthase, giving the protein MDISTTSAASAPSTGSSLGRTVRAYVALTKPRVLELLLVTTVPVMILAQNGLPNLWLVLATVVGGSMSAGSAAAFNMYLDRDIDAHMQRTENRPLVTGEVSPRGALVFAWTLAVVSTVWLWLTTNWVAAALSAAAIFFYVVIYTMILKRRTEQNIVWGGIAGCFPVLIGWSAVTGSLSWSAFILFALVFLWTPPHYWPLSMKYAAQYDEVDVPMLGATRSGSQVGLQVILYAWATVACSLLLIPVAGMGVVYIVSALVFGGWFIYESHRLYNRAVRGTEPRPMRVFHASITYLTLLFVAIAVDPLLPF; this is encoded by the coding sequence ATGGACATCTCGACGACGTCGGCCGCCTCTGCGCCTTCGACGGGTTCCTCCCTCGGCCGCACGGTGCGCGCGTACGTCGCCCTCACCAAGCCGCGCGTGCTCGAGCTGCTGCTGGTGACCACGGTTCCGGTCATGATCCTCGCCCAGAACGGCCTGCCGAACCTGTGGCTCGTGCTCGCGACCGTCGTGGGCGGCTCGATGAGCGCCGGCTCCGCCGCCGCGTTCAACATGTACCTCGACCGCGACATCGACGCGCACATGCAGCGCACCGAGAACCGCCCGCTCGTGACCGGCGAGGTCTCGCCGCGCGGCGCGCTCGTGTTCGCGTGGACGCTCGCGGTCGTCTCGACGGTGTGGCTGTGGCTGACGACCAACTGGGTGGCCGCGGCGCTGTCGGCGGCGGCGATCTTCTTCTACGTCGTCATCTACACGATGATCCTCAAGCGCCGCACCGAGCAGAACATCGTGTGGGGCGGCATCGCCGGATGCTTCCCGGTGCTCATCGGCTGGTCGGCCGTCACGGGCTCGCTCAGCTGGTCGGCGTTCATCCTCTTCGCGCTGGTGTTCCTGTGGACGCCGCCGCACTACTGGCCGCTGTCGATGAAGTACGCCGCGCAGTACGACGAGGTCGACGTGCCGATGCTCGGCGCCACCCGCAGCGGCTCGCAGGTGGGCCTGCAGGTCATCCTCTACGCGTGGGCGACCGTCGCGTGCTCGCTGCTGCTCATCCCGGTCGCGGGTATGGGCGTCGTCTACATCGTGTCCGCGCTCGTGTTCGGCGGCTGGTTCATCTACGAGTCGCACCGCCTGTACAACCGCGCCGTGCGCGGCACCGAGCCGCGGCCCATGCGCGTGTTCCACGCGTCGATCACGTACCTCACGCTGCTGTTCGTGGCGATCGCGGTCGACCCGCTGCTGCCGTTCTGA
- a CDS encoding type II secretion system F family protein yields MTLVLGALLAAGILLAVAPWAWPAGAGRAAATVRTGPLVRLLESAGFGTVHPRVIVIIAAGCGVVAASIAWLVTGVAAFALVAAAAGALAPFGWLRARRSRLLRSRRALWPDVCDLLIASVRAGMSLPDAVASLAVSAPAALRPPFAAFARDVEASGHFDSSIERVKAALADPVADRIIETLRMARQVGGTELTTVLRALAASVRADATLRGEVEARQSWIRGAAVLGVVAPWVILVLLSLRPEGAAAYTSPEGMALIVFGAAVSVVAFRLMVRIGRLPEPRRWFG; encoded by the coding sequence ATGACACTCGTTCTCGGCGCGCTGCTCGCGGCGGGGATCCTCCTCGCCGTCGCGCCGTGGGCGTGGCCCGCCGGCGCCGGACGCGCGGCCGCGACCGTGCGCACCGGGCCGCTCGTGCGCCTGCTCGAATCGGCCGGGTTCGGCACGGTGCATCCGCGGGTGATCGTCATCATCGCGGCCGGATGCGGCGTCGTCGCCGCCTCCATCGCGTGGCTCGTGACCGGGGTCGCCGCCTTCGCGCTCGTGGCCGCGGCGGCCGGAGCGCTCGCGCCGTTCGGGTGGCTGCGCGCGCGCCGGAGCCGGCTGCTGCGGTCGCGGCGCGCGCTGTGGCCGGACGTGTGCGACCTCCTCATCGCGTCGGTGCGCGCCGGCATGTCGCTGCCCGACGCGGTCGCGAGTCTCGCGGTGTCGGCGCCTGCGGCGCTTCGGCCGCCGTTTGCGGCGTTCGCGCGCGACGTCGAGGCGTCGGGGCACTTCGACTCGAGCATCGAACGCGTGAAGGCCGCTCTCGCGGATCCCGTCGCCGACCGCATCATCGAGACGCTGCGGATGGCGCGTCAGGTGGGCGGCACGGAGCTCACGACGGTGCTGCGGGCGCTGGCGGCGTCGGTGCGGGCCGACGCGACGCTGCGCGGCGAGGTCGAGGCGCGGCAGTCGTGGATCCGCGGCGCCGCCGTGCTCGGCGTCGTCGCGCCGTGGGTGATCCTCGTGCTGCTGTCGTTGCGTCCCGAGGGCGCAGCGGCGTACACGAGCCCCGAGGGCATGGCGCTCATCGTCTTCGGTGCCGCGGTCTCGGTCGTCGCGTTCCGTCTCATGGTGCGCATCGGCCGCCTGCCCGAGCCGCGGCGGTGGTTCGGGTGA
- a CDS encoding ATPase, T2SS/T4P/T4SS family, producing MNPARSPLVAASAAVTERVRERLRAEQTDPTRDPDAAARIVHSEVRRHNDFALARGLAPVDDEAAWVRDVLAQLSGFGPLQPYLDDPTVEEIWLNGPDRVFVARGGVTERVPLTLTDAAVRDLVERMLHTSGRRVDVSQPFVDASLPDGSRLHVVIPDITRRHWAVNIRKFLPTHRTLDALVRAGSLAPEAGTMLATAMREGRSVLVSGATHAGKTTLLGALVTAAAETQRIVTVEETFELAVDAADVVAMQGRQPSLEGTGEVTLRRLVKEALRMRPDRLVVGEVRDAEALDLVLALNTGVPCAATIHANSAPEALVKLSSLPLLAGRNIDPAFVTAAVARSVDLVVHCERDASGHRRVTEIVQPTGRVLGDAPEVRLLFRSGR from the coding sequence GTGAATCCCGCCCGTTCGCCGCTCGTCGCCGCCTCCGCCGCGGTGACCGAGCGCGTGCGCGAGCGGCTGCGGGCCGAGCAGACCGATCCGACGCGGGACCCGGATGCGGCGGCGCGCATCGTGCACAGCGAGGTGCGCCGTCACAACGACTTCGCGCTCGCGCGCGGGCTCGCGCCGGTCGACGACGAGGCGGCGTGGGTGCGCGACGTGCTCGCGCAGCTGTCGGGCTTCGGGCCGCTGCAGCCGTATCTCGACGACCCGACCGTCGAAGAGATCTGGCTGAACGGTCCCGACCGCGTGTTCGTCGCCCGAGGCGGCGTCACGGAGCGCGTCCCGCTCACGCTCACCGACGCCGCGGTACGCGACCTCGTCGAGCGGATGCTGCACACCTCCGGTCGCCGCGTGGACGTCAGCCAGCCCTTCGTCGACGCGTCGCTGCCGGACGGTTCGCGGCTGCACGTCGTGATCCCCGACATCACGCGGCGGCACTGGGCGGTGAACATCCGCAAGTTCCTGCCGACGCACCGCACCCTCGACGCGCTCGTGCGGGCCGGCTCCCTCGCGCCCGAGGCGGGCACGATGCTCGCGACGGCGATGCGCGAGGGCCGGAGCGTCCTCGTGTCGGGTGCGACCCACGCGGGGAAGACGACGCTGCTGGGCGCCCTCGTGACGGCCGCCGCCGAGACGCAGCGGATCGTCACCGTCGAGGAGACGTTCGAGCTCGCCGTCGACGCGGCCGACGTCGTCGCGATGCAGGGCCGCCAGCCGAGCCTCGAGGGGACGGGCGAGGTGACGCTGCGCCGACTGGTGAAGGAGGCGCTCCGCATGCGGCCCGACCGTCTCGTCGTGGGCGAGGTGCGCGACGCCGAGGCGCTCGACCTCGTGCTCGCGCTCAACACGGGTGTGCCGTGCGCGGCGACCATCCACGCCAACTCCGCGCCCGAGGCGCTCGTGAAGCTGTCGTCGCTGCCGCTGCTGGCCGGTCGCAACATCGACCCGGCCTTCGTCACGGCGGCCGTCGCGCGCTCGGTCGACCTCGTCGTGCACTGCGAACGCGACGCGTCCGGCCACCGGCGCGTCACCGAGATCGTGCAGCCCACCGGCCGGGTGCTCGGTGATGCCCCCGAGGTGCGGCTGCTGTTCCGGAGCGGACGATGA